A stretch of the Conger conger chromosome 3, fConCon1.1, whole genome shotgun sequence genome encodes the following:
- the ufsp1 gene encoding inactive Ufm1-specific protease 1, protein MCDAVEQKDADSEKIDWGERVEQTHEGAETATIGSRAAGGLLRDAHVGLSNPEPDITACSLVAGEYVYFHYGCDGQDDRGWGCGYRTLQTICSWLHLNRPHLKARESPPGLREIQQALVTVGDKPPSFLGSREWIGTFEAALVLDQLYDVPCKIVHVRRGGAELEDVADELHRHFQAQGSPVMMGGDRDNSSKGVLGVCTSARGSHLLVMDPHYHGPPLDRGSAQGLRWVSWKRAGSLDHCSFYNLCLPQTARKGGNK, encoded by the coding sequence ATGTGCGATGCTGTGGAACAGAAGGACGCAGACAGTGAGAAGATCGACTGGGGAGAACGGGTGGAACAAACGCACGAGGGCGCAGAGACGGCCACAATCGGCAGCCGTGCTGCCGGGGGGCTGCTGCGGGATGCGCATGTCGGACTCTCGAACCCGGAGCCGGACATAACCGCATGCTCCCTCGTGGCCGGGGAGTATGTGTACTTCCACTACGGCTGTGACGGGCAGGATGATCGAGGCTGGGGCTGTGGGTACCGAACCCTGCAGACGATCTGTTCGTGGCTGCACCTGAACCGGCCGCATCTGAAGGCCCGTGAATCCCCACCCGGCCTTCGCGAAATACAGCAAGCCCTGGTCACCGTTGGGGACAAGCCCCCCTCGTTTCTGGGGTCCCGGGAATGGATAGGAACCTTTGAGGCCGCGTTGGTTCTGGACCAGCTCTACGACGTGCCGTGTAAGATCGTGCACGTGCGGAGGGGCGGGGCGGAGCTGGAGGACGTGGCGGACGAGCTTCACCGCCACTTCCAGGCGCAGGGGTCTCCCGTCATGATGGGCGGGGACAGGGACAACTCCTCCAAGGGCGTCCTGGGTGTGTGCACGAGTGCGCGAGGGAGCCACCTGCTGGTGATGGACCCGCACTACCACGGCCCCCCTTTGGACAGGGGGTCGGCGCAAGGACTGCGGTGGGTCTCGTGGAAAAGGGCGGGGTCCCTGGATCACTGCTCCTTCTACAACCTCTGCCTGCCTCAGACAGCAAGGAAAGGAGGAAacaagtga
- the si:dkey-85k7.10 gene encoding endonuclease domain-containing 1 protein gives MGRPLLSSVLVMLALWCACPGHATVVQDFNHVERCKDALYMGTPPRGYFTSSLKKICQRYEDKPRYVTLYDPRKHIPVYSAYTFKKSDGEKQVDFPWMYEPQLASEKAGSNMEPFPQSHMHMNFEDTQAVLEDYSDVVQYERGHLNPDEHQADPLDKAATYTLTNVVPQIRAFNTGPWSDHEDEVRKTLNNFCRGTAYVVTGTTTSGNTIRRENMDRVAIPEYMWTAYCCTDFDHNAPYTVRYKFPVFGAYALNDHVNNHVVEVPIKNLEKFLKGRMDVDRNFQIFYNDCVPDS, from the exons ATGGGACGCCCTCTGCTTTCGAGCGTCCTGGTGATGTTGGCGCTCTGGTGCGCTTGTCCAGGCCACGCTACAGTGGTGCAGGACTTCAACCACGTGGAGAGGTGCAAGGACGCTCTGTACATGGGCACCCCGCCCCGGGGCTACTTCACCAGCAGCCTGAAGAAGATCTGCCAGCGCTACGAAGACAAGCCCCGCTACGTCACCCTCTACGACCCCCGCAAGCACATTCCGGTCTATTCCGCGTACACCTTCAAGAAGTCCGACGGGGAAAAGCAGGTGGACTTCCCGTGGATGTACGAACCTCAG CTTGCCTCTGAGAAGGCAGGGAGCAACATGGAGCCCTTCCCGCAGAGCCACATGCACATGAACTTCGAGGACACGCAGGCGGTCCTGGAGGACTACTCCGACGTGGTCCAGTACGAGCGCGGTCACCTCAACCCGGACGAGCACCAGGCCGACCCGCTGGACAAGGCCGCCACCTACACCCTGACCAACGTGGTGCCGCAGATCCGCGCCTTCAACACGGGCCCCTGGTCTGACCACGAGGACGAGGTGCGCAAGACCCTCAACAACTTCTGCCGGGGCACGGCCTACGTGGTGACCGGCACCACCACCTCCGGGAACACGATCCGGCGGGAGAACATGGACCGCGTGGCCATCCCAGAGTACATGTGGACCGCCTACTGCTGCACCGACTTCGACCACAACGCCCCCTACACGGTCCGCTACAAGTTCCCCGTCTTTGGGGCCTACGCCCTCAACGACCACGTCAACAACCACGTGGTGGAGGTGCCCATCAAAAACCTGGAGAAGTTCCTGAAGGGAAGAATGGACGTAGACAGAAACTTCCAGATCTTTTATAACGACTGTGTCCCAGACTCCTGA
- the LOC133125267 gene encoding endonuclease domain-containing 1 protein-like — translation MTWSRAWALLLAGVAVEVARASVESEFSADCRPFLYMGTPPLGLEARSLRRICQRYGGQPRYLTLYDTADHVPIYSAYTFKRSDGGKQADIPWMYEPQLATLSDGREMQPFPHGYLHHNFEDSQAVLEDYDNAFKYERGQLNPDEHQADPSDKAATYTLTNVVPQVREFKIGPWTKQNHVIRRRLNNYCRGTAYVVTGITTAGHMIRHHNIDRVAVPAYMWSAYCCIRYDRNAPFEERYKFPAYAYYGLNDKENNQVLEISIKKLEEFLKGSTFVDKNFQIFVDDCVPPPSALP, via the exons ATGACGTGGTCGCGGGCCTGGGCCCTCCTCCTGGCGGGCGTTGCGGTGGAAGTGGCGCGGGCGAGCGTGGAGAGCGAGTTCTCGGCGGACTGCAGGCCGTTCCTGTACATGGGCACCCCGCCGCTGGGCCTGGAGGCCCGGTCCCTCAGGAGGATCTGCCAGCGCTACGGCGGACAGCCCCGCTACCTCACGCTCTACGACACCGCGGACCACGTCCCCATCTACTCCGCCTACACCTTCAAGCGCTCCGACGGAGGGAAGCAGGCCGACATTCCCTGGATGTACGAGCCGCAG CTGGCCACATTGTCAGACGGCAGGGAGATGCAGCCGTTTCCACACGGCTACTTGCATCACAACTTCGAGGATTCCCAGGCCGTGCTTGAGGACTACGACAATGCCTTCAAATACGAGCGCGGACAACTCAACCCGGACGAGCACCAGGCCGACCCCAGTGACAAGGCCGCCACCTACACCCTGACCAACGTGGTGCCCCAGGTCCGGGAGTTCAAGATCGGGCCGTGGACGaagcagaaccacgtcatccGCCGTCGCCTCAACAACTACTGCCGAGGCACCGCCTACGTCGTCACGGGGATCACCACCGCCGGTCACATGATCCGCCACCACAACATCGACCGCGTGGCGGTCCCCGCCTACATGTGGTCGGCCTACTGCTGCATCCGCTACGACCGCAACGCACCCTTCGAAGAGCGCTATAAATTCCCGGCCTATGCCTACTATGGCCTCAATGACAAGGAGAACAACCAGGTCTTGGAGATATCGATCAAGAAGCTGGAGGAGTTTCTCAAAGGATCCACGTTTGTGGACAAGAACTTCCAGATCTTTGTGGATGACTGCGTGCCTCCACCCTCTGCTCTTCCATAG